One genomic segment of Mycolicibacterium gilvum includes these proteins:
- a CDS encoding TetR/AcrR family transcriptional regulator encodes MSEPGPAAAMPSAKQQLVLTAERLFARHGLDGVALRQIGAEAGMANKSAVHYHFGSKDGLVQAILLNRLHHLNFRRGLLEARAPHRDLRRVVEAQQLPLIELAEDLECFYLPFLEQLLRYDAAVSPLAALPDEHQVSHQAYVDRVGALIGHVPQPLRDNRIHQTSAWCVHACADRHRALVSGAPVTPYAVHVSALLDGLVALLEAEPSAETLAALRGSEPARPVLHPLP; translated from the coding sequence ATGTCCGAACCGGGCCCAGCCGCCGCGATGCCCTCTGCCAAGCAGCAGTTGGTGCTGACCGCTGAACGACTGTTCGCGCGGCACGGTCTCGACGGTGTGGCGCTACGTCAGATCGGCGCCGAGGCGGGGATGGCGAACAAGTCCGCGGTGCACTACCACTTCGGCTCGAAGGACGGCCTGGTGCAGGCCATCCTGCTGAACCGACTGCACCACCTGAACTTTCGCAGGGGTCTCTTGGAAGCCCGTGCGCCCCATCGTGATCTGCGCCGTGTCGTCGAGGCGCAACAGCTGCCGCTGATCGAGCTCGCCGAGGACCTGGAGTGCTTCTACCTCCCGTTCCTGGAGCAGCTTCTGCGCTACGACGCCGCCGTCAGCCCTCTGGCCGCCCTGCCCGACGAGCATCAGGTGTCTCACCAGGCCTATGTCGACAGGGTCGGCGCTCTGATCGGGCATGTCCCACAACCGCTGCGGGACAACCGCATCCATCAGACCTCGGCGTGGTGTGTACATGCGTGCGCCGACCGGCACCGGGCGCTGGTCAGCGGAGCGCCGGTGACGCCGTACGCGGTCCACGTCAGCGCGCTGCTCGACGGTCTCGTCGCGCTGCTCGAGGCTGAGCCCTCGGCGGAGACGCTCGCGGCGCTG
- a CDS encoding carboxymuconolactone decarboxylase family protein, with translation MDAQATAPFRDVFADDPLSANVWQRPGLGRRDRRFVSLTCVCASGAVDEIDAHMYAALAGGDVTFDEVLEFVLHFAVYCGWPKGSQAELAARSQYARLAAERGETTDPRADLPLESLGPQDHARRLADGERCFVDVNLLPAPARDSPYFQAGILGFVFGHLWQRPGLGRRERRLITVASVGVSEALGPIYSHVGSALESGDIGKQEMDELILQFAVYSGFPKARVLQQAADESWHRITAARTEQD, from the coding sequence ATGGACGCGCAGGCGACAGCACCCTTTCGGGACGTGTTCGCCGACGACCCGCTCTCAGCGAACGTCTGGCAGAGGCCCGGCCTGGGTAGACGGGACCGTCGATTCGTGAGCCTGACCTGCGTCTGCGCCTCCGGGGCCGTCGACGAGATCGACGCCCACATGTACGCGGCACTGGCCGGGGGCGACGTCACCTTCGACGAGGTCCTGGAGTTCGTGCTGCACTTCGCCGTGTACTGCGGATGGCCCAAGGGGTCGCAGGCCGAGCTGGCCGCACGATCCCAGTACGCGCGCCTCGCCGCCGAACGCGGCGAGACCACCGACCCCCGAGCCGACCTCCCGCTGGAGTCGCTGGGTCCGCAGGACCATGCCCGCCGGCTCGCCGACGGCGAACGCTGCTTCGTCGACGTGAACCTGCTACCCGCACCGGCACGGGACTCGCCGTACTTCCAGGCGGGAATCCTCGGCTTCGTGTTCGGACACCTCTGGCAGCGTCCGGGTCTCGGTCGGCGCGAACGCCGGCTCATCACGGTCGCCAGCGTCGGCGTGTCCGAGGCACTGGGGCCCATCTACTCCCACGTCGGCTCCGCGCTGGAGTCCGGCGACATCGGCAAGCAGGAGATGGACGAGCTCATCCTCCAGTTCGCCGTCTACAGCGGGTTCCCGAAGGCTCGCGTTCTCCAGCAGGCGGCCGACGAATCCTGGCACCGGATCACCGCCGCACGAACAGAACAGGACTGA
- a CDS encoding mycofactocin-coupled SDR family oxidoreductase, whose translation MGSLDGRTVFITGAARGQGRAHAVRLAREGADIIGVDICENIATMTYPNASLADLEETRRLVEKEGRRMVACKGDVRSYVDMQEAVRAGADEFGRIDIIIANAGIVRLAGESEDFMADWRDVIDTNLTGVYHTIRAALPVMREAGRGGSIVITSSTAGLKGTASLNASGNAYAAAKRGVVALMQNLANHLAPEWIRVNTIHPTGVLSGMTQNDAMNALMEHAAAGGQNAISGMENALPLPILQPEDVANAVAFLVSEEARFITGIQWPLDAGFSIR comes from the coding sequence ATGGGATCACTCGACGGCAGAACCGTGTTCATCACCGGGGCGGCCCGGGGGCAGGGCCGCGCCCACGCCGTCCGGCTGGCCCGCGAGGGCGCCGACATCATCGGTGTGGACATCTGCGAGAACATCGCGACGATGACCTACCCGAACGCGTCGCTCGCCGACCTCGAGGAGACGCGGCGACTCGTCGAGAAAGAAGGCCGCCGCATGGTCGCCTGTAAGGGAGACGTGCGCAGCTACGTGGACATGCAGGAGGCGGTCCGCGCCGGCGCAGACGAGTTCGGCCGGATCGACATCATCATCGCCAACGCCGGGATCGTCCGTCTGGCAGGCGAATCCGAGGACTTCATGGCCGACTGGCGTGACGTCATCGACACCAACCTCACCGGCGTCTACCACACCATCCGGGCAGCACTTCCCGTGATGCGCGAGGCCGGGCGCGGCGGCTCGATCGTCATCACCAGCTCCACCGCGGGCCTGAAGGGGACGGCATCCCTGAACGCCAGCGGCAACGCCTATGCGGCGGCCAAGCGGGGTGTGGTCGCGCTGATGCAGAACCTCGCCAACCACCTTGCCCCCGAATGGATTCGCGTGAACACCATCCACCCGACCGGAGTGCTGAGCGGGATGACACAGAACGACGCGATGAACGCGCTGATGGAACACGCGGCCGCCGGGGGCCAGAACGCGATCTCGGGCATGGAGAACGCGCTACCCCTGCCGATCCTGCAACCCGAGGACGTCGCCAACGCGGTGGCGTTCCTGGTCTCCGAGGAGGCCAGGTTCATCACCGGTATCCAGTGGCCGTTGGACGCCGGCTTCTCGATCCGCTGA
- a CDS encoding SDR family oxidoreductase gives MRTLDGAVAVITGGGSGIGRATARSLADRGARLVIADINAQNAARVADEIVDAGGEAAAIVCDVGDDRAFDDLSAFTLRRFGAVDIVMNNVGVLTSGRPEHLPVGEWQRIININLMSVVRSNTVFLPLLLAQGRGHLVNTASFAGLFTYSYDRIPYAATKAAIVQISEGLRLYLHPQGIGVTVLCPGPVATDIMATMPPTFGPDVPTALPGEQFGVLAPEVVGEQVARAILDDTFMVYTDDQVRDVLVERASDWNSFIARQTVTRAGRHEPPPSN, from the coding sequence ATGAGGACACTCGACGGCGCGGTCGCGGTGATCACCGGAGGCGGCAGTGGCATCGGACGGGCCACCGCGCGGTCACTGGCCGACCGCGGTGCGCGGCTGGTGATCGCAGACATCAACGCGCAGAACGCCGCTCGGGTGGCCGACGAGATCGTCGACGCGGGCGGCGAGGCCGCCGCCATCGTGTGCGACGTCGGTGACGACCGGGCATTCGACGACCTGTCGGCGTTCACGCTGAGACGTTTCGGGGCCGTCGACATCGTGATGAACAACGTGGGAGTGCTGACCAGCGGCCGCCCCGAGCACCTTCCGGTCGGCGAATGGCAACGGATCATCAACATCAACCTGATGTCCGTCGTGCGCAGCAACACCGTCTTCCTCCCACTGCTGCTCGCACAGGGTCGCGGTCACCTCGTCAACACCGCGTCGTTCGCCGGTCTGTTCACCTACTCCTACGACCGGATACCGTACGCGGCGACCAAGGCGGCGATCGTGCAGATCTCGGAGGGGCTGCGGCTGTACCTGCACCCGCAGGGAATCGGCGTCACCGTGCTGTGCCCCGGGCCCGTCGCGACCGACATCATGGCGACCATGCCGCCGACCTTCGGTCCCGACGTGCCCACCGCGCTGCCCGGCGAGCAGTTCGGGGTGCTCGCACCCGAGGTCGTCGGCGAGCAGGTCGCCCGGGCCATCCTGGACGACACCTTCATGGTCTACACCGACGATCAGGTGCGCGACGTTCTTGTCGAGCGGGCATCGGACTGGAATTCGTTCATCGCGCGCCAGACGGTCACGCGGGCGGGTCGGCATGAGCCGCCGCCGTCAAACTGA
- the sepX gene encoding divisome protein SepX/GlpR, whose translation MPSIPQSLLWISLVVLWLFVLVPMLISKRDAVRRTSDVALATRVLNSGARSRLRRRGPAAGHRSDPDWSPSDDEAEADADVVPSRAVVMVAAEGEDANTEPDYLDVDVVEDSGALPIADISADETSEAEPVESPETEPVADEPEERHIRAAARADRDTSEDTGVYSVIDDEYEDGYADEDDDEDEDADESPRSEERVDADQRVAGSLSESRRRRRESTTAAAVSARKYRFRARTIAVMSVLMLASAVAALTWSSTMWYSTAAVATVTLLYLAYLRRQTRIEEQLRRRRAQRMARSRLGVENTSDRDYDVTPSRLRRPGAAVLEIDDEDPAFEHLDYVPFSRHYDLPRAAGQ comes from the coding sequence ATGCCAAGCATCCCCCAATCTCTTCTCTGGATCTCGCTCGTAGTGCTCTGGCTCTTCGTGCTTGTTCCGATGTTGATCAGCAAGCGCGACGCCGTGCGCCGTACCAGCGACGTCGCCCTTGCCACGCGTGTGCTCAACAGCGGTGCGCGCAGCAGGCTGCGCAGGCGTGGTCCGGCCGCGGGTCACCGCAGCGACCCGGACTGGAGCCCGTCGGATGACGAGGCCGAGGCCGACGCCGACGTCGTGCCGAGCCGTGCGGTGGTCATGGTGGCCGCCGAGGGTGAGGACGCGAACACCGAGCCGGACTACCTCGATGTCGACGTGGTCGAGGATTCCGGCGCGCTGCCCATCGCGGACATCAGCGCCGATGAGACTTCCGAGGCCGAGCCCGTCGAGAGCCCCGAGACCGAACCCGTTGCCGACGAGCCCGAGGAGCGGCACATCCGCGCGGCGGCCCGGGCCGACCGCGACACCAGCGAGGACACCGGGGTCTACTCGGTCATCGACGACGAGTACGAAGACGGCTACGCCGACGAGGACGACGACGAGGACGAGGACGCCGACGAGTCTCCGCGCAGCGAGGAGCGGGTTGACGCCGACCAGCGGGTCGCCGGGTCGCTCAGCGAGTCGCGCCGCCGCCGCCGGGAGTCGACGACCGCCGCGGCGGTGTCGGCACGTAAGTACCGCTTCCGGGCGCGCACGATCGCGGTGATGTCGGTGCTGATGCTCGCCAGTGCCGTCGCGGCGCTGACGTGGTCGTCGACGATGTGGTACTCGACGGCTGCGGTCGCGACGGTGACCCTGCTGTATCTGGCCTACCTGCGTCGGCAGACCCGGATCGAGGAGCAGCTGCGGCGCCGTCGGGCACAGCGGATGGCACGTTCGCGGCTCGGGGTCGAGAACACCAGCGACCGCGACTACGACGTGACCCCGTCGCGCCTGCGCAGGCCCGGTGCGGCGGTGCTGGAGATCGATGACGAGGATCCGGCGTTCGAGCACCTCGACTACGTGCCGTTCTCGCGTCACTACGACCTGCCGCGGGCCGCGGGGCAGTAG
- a CDS encoding GNAT family N-acetyltransferase has translation MDLLSSRSQHPGWPVPVGPLRVPAGLVRLRPVRLRDAAQWSRIRLADRDHLEPWEPSTDMNWELRHSVSAWPSVCSGLRSEARKGRMLPYVIELDGQFAGQLTIGNVTHGALRSAWIGYWVASGSTGGGVATAALALGLDHCFGPVMLHRVEATVRPENGPSRAVLAKAGLREEGLLKRYLDVDGAWRDHLLVAITVEELNGSVASALVRAGHASWA, from the coding sequence ATGGACCTTCTCAGCTCCCGGTCGCAGCATCCGGGGTGGCCGGTGCCCGTCGGCCCGTTGCGAGTACCCGCCGGCCTGGTGCGGCTGCGACCGGTCCGACTGCGCGATGCGGCGCAGTGGAGCCGTATCCGGCTGGCCGACCGGGACCATCTGGAGCCCTGGGAACCGTCGACCGACATGAACTGGGAACTGCGCCACTCTGTTTCGGCGTGGCCGTCGGTGTGCTCGGGCCTGCGGTCGGAGGCCCGCAAAGGTCGCATGCTGCCGTATGTGATCGAGCTGGACGGACAGTTCGCGGGCCAGCTCACGATCGGTAACGTCACTCACGGTGCGCTGCGGTCCGCGTGGATCGGCTACTGGGTCGCCAGCGGATCGACCGGCGGTGGTGTCGCGACCGCGGCGTTGGCGCTCGGCCTCGACCATTGCTTCGGCCCGGTGATGCTGCACCGCGTCGAGGCCACGGTGCGTCCCGAGAACGGGCCCAGTCGCGCGGTGCTGGCAAAGGCCGGACTTCGTGAGGAGGGGCTGCTCAAGCGCTACCTGGACGTCGACGGAGCGTGGCGCGACCACCTGTTGGTGGCGATCACGGTCGAGGAACTCAACGGCTCGGTGGCCTCGGCGCTGGTCCGGGCCGGCCACGCGTCCTGGGCCTGA
- the glp gene encoding molybdotransferase-like divisome protein Glp: MRSVEEQQARVAAAAVAPRPVRVAIAEAQGLMCAEEVVTERPLPGFDQAAIDGYAVRSVDVLGIGGPADGQDDDYADRDEGRPREISLPVMGLIEAGARTPSRLQPRQAARVQTGAPMPTLADAVLPLRWTDGGDARVRVLRGVRSGAYVRRTGDDVQPGDVAVRAGAIIGPAQVGLLAAVGRERVLVHPRPRLSVMCVGGELVDISRTPGNGQVYDVNSYALAAAGRDAGAEVNRVGIVPTDPAQLREVVEGQLSRAEIVVIAGAVGGAAAEGVRTVLSQLGDMEVARIAMHPGSVQGFGQLGPEGVPVFLLPANPVSALVVFEVMVRPLIRLSLGKRQAMRRIVPARALSPISSVAGRKGYLRGQLMRDQDTGEYLVQALGGAPGASSHLLATLAEANCLVIVPSEAEQIRTGEVVDVAFLAQRG, from the coding sequence GTGCGTTCGGTGGAGGAGCAGCAGGCTCGGGTAGCAGCTGCCGCGGTGGCCCCGCGGCCGGTGCGGGTCGCGATTGCCGAGGCCCAGGGTCTGATGTGTGCCGAGGAAGTGGTCACCGAGCGTCCGCTGCCGGGGTTCGACCAGGCGGCGATCGACGGCTACGCGGTGCGCAGCGTGGACGTGCTGGGTATCGGCGGGCCGGCCGACGGCCAGGACGACGACTACGCCGATCGCGACGAGGGCCGTCCGCGCGAGATCAGCCTGCCCGTGATGGGGCTGATCGAGGCCGGCGCCCGGACACCGAGCCGACTGCAACCACGTCAGGCGGCGCGGGTGCAGACGGGCGCGCCGATGCCGACGCTGGCGGACGCGGTGCTGCCGTTGCGCTGGACCGACGGCGGCGATGCGCGGGTGCGGGTGCTGCGCGGCGTCCGGTCCGGAGCCTATGTCCGCCGCACCGGCGACGACGTGCAGCCCGGAGACGTCGCCGTGCGCGCCGGCGCGATCATCGGTCCGGCCCAGGTCGGGCTGCTCGCCGCGGTGGGTCGCGAACGGGTGCTCGTGCATCCGCGGCCGCGGTTGTCGGTGATGTGCGTCGGCGGTGAGTTGGTCGACATCTCCCGGACCCCGGGAAACGGCCAGGTCTACGACGTGAACTCCTACGCGCTGGCGGCCGCGGGACGGGACGCGGGCGCCGAGGTGAACCGAGTCGGCATCGTCCCGACCGATCCCGCGCAGCTGCGCGAGGTGGTCGAGGGTCAGCTCAGCCGCGCCGAGATCGTCGTCATCGCGGGCGCGGTCGGCGGTGCAGCGGCCGAAGGCGTGCGCACCGTGCTGTCCCAGCTCGGCGACATGGAGGTTGCGCGCATCGCGATGCATCCCGGGTCGGTGCAGGGCTTCGGTCAGCTCGGCCCGGAGGGCGTTCCGGTGTTCCTGCTGCCGGCCAACCCGGTCAGCGCGCTGGTGGTGTTCGAGGTGATGGTTCGCCCGCTCATCCGGCTTTCGCTCGGCAAACGGCAGGCGATGCGCCGCATCGTGCCGGCCCGTGCCCTGTCGCCGATCAGCTCGGTGGCCGGCCGCAAGGGGTATCTGCGGGGACAGCTGATGCGCGACCAGGACACCGGCGAGTATCTGGTGCAGGCCCTCGGCGGGGCTCCGGGAGCGTCGTCACATCTGCTGGCCACTCTTGCCGAGGCAAACTGCCTCGTGATCGTTCCCAGTGAGGCCGAGCAGATCCGCACGGGCGAGGTCGTCGACGTCGCGTTCCTCGCCCAACGCGGCTGA
- a CDS encoding UTP--glucose-1-phosphate uridylyltransferase gives MNRPEVPVPHTAVVPAAGLGTRFLPATKTVPKELLPVVDTPGIELVAAEAAEAGAERLIIITSEGKDGVVAHFVEDLVLEGTLEARGKKTMLEKVRRAPALIKVESVVQAEPLGLGHAVGCVEASLAPDEDAIAVLLPDDLVLPTGVLETMAKVRAKRGGSVLCAIEVDREDISAYGVFDVEEVPDAANLNVLRVKGMVEKPKAEDAPSLFAAAGRYILDRAIFDALKRIPRGAGGELQLTDAIALLIEEGHPVHVVVHRGSRHDLGNPGGYLKAAVDFALERDDYGPELRRWLVERLGLPAGTEG, from the coding sequence ATGAATCGGCCTGAGGTTCCTGTGCCGCACACCGCGGTGGTGCCCGCAGCGGGCCTGGGAACGCGCTTCCTGCCCGCGACCAAGACCGTGCCCAAGGAGTTGCTGCCCGTCGTCGACACACCGGGCATCGAGCTCGTGGCCGCCGAGGCCGCCGAGGCCGGCGCCGAGCGTCTGATCATCATCACCTCGGAGGGCAAGGACGGCGTCGTCGCGCACTTCGTCGAGGACCTGGTCCTCGAGGGCACGCTGGAGGCCCGCGGCAAGAAAACCATGCTCGAGAAGGTCCGGCGCGCACCGGCACTGATCAAGGTGGAGTCGGTCGTGCAGGCCGAGCCACTCGGGCTCGGACATGCCGTCGGCTGCGTCGAGGCCAGCCTCGCCCCCGACGAGGATGCGATCGCGGTCCTGCTGCCCGACGATCTCGTGCTGCCCACCGGCGTGCTGGAGACGATGGCGAAAGTGCGGGCCAAGCGCGGCGGATCGGTGCTGTGCGCGATCGAGGTGGACCGCGAGGACATCAGCGCCTACGGCGTGTTCGACGTCGAGGAGGTCCCCGACGCCGCCAACCTCAACGTCCTGCGGGTCAAGGGGATGGTCGAGAAGCCGAAAGCCGAAGACGCGCCGTCGCTGTTCGCCGCGGCGGGCCGCTACATCCTCGACCGGGCGATCTTCGACGCGCTCAAGCGCATCCCGCGCGGTGCCGGCGGCGAATTGCAGCTGACCGACGCGATCGCGCTCCTGATCGAGGAGGGGCATCCGGTCCACGTCGTCGTGCACCGCGGATCTCGACACGATCTTGGAAATCCCGGGGGCTACCTCAAGGCTGCGGTTGACTTTGCGTTGGAGCGGGACGACTACGGGCCTGAACTTCGCCGGTGGTTGGTCGAACGACTGGGGCTCCCGGCGGGGACCGAAGGCTAG
- a CDS encoding 5-formyltetrahydrofolate cyclo-ligase has translation MTSTKSQARAAILAVRRSLSEQTQERESTQLAGHLAALIRPGTTVCAYIPVGSEPGSLALVDDIAGRAGSVLLPVAREGEDGTPLPLRWARHVPGKLVAAPYGLREPPPPWLPADAVATAQVVLVPALAVDLAGTRLGRGAGFYDRTLALVNPTALVIAVVRDDELVDDLPAEPHDVPMTHALTPGRGLVTLGNRASSGNA, from the coding sequence GTGACGTCGACCAAATCACAAGCGCGGGCCGCGATTCTGGCGGTCCGGCGCTCTTTGAGCGAGCAAACACAGGAGCGTGAATCGACGCAATTGGCCGGCCACCTGGCGGCGCTGATCCGCCCCGGAACGACGGTCTGCGCCTACATCCCGGTCGGCTCCGAACCCGGTTCGCTCGCGCTCGTCGACGACATCGCCGGCCGTGCCGGTTCCGTCCTGCTGCCCGTCGCCCGGGAGGGCGAGGACGGCACACCCCTGCCGCTGCGATGGGCTCGTCACGTTCCCGGGAAGCTGGTCGCGGCGCCGTACGGTCTGCGTGAGCCGCCACCACCGTGGCTTCCCGCCGACGCGGTCGCGACCGCGCAGGTGGTGCTGGTGCCGGCACTCGCCGTGGACCTGGCGGGTACCCGACTCGGGCGCGGCGCGGGGTTCTACGACCGGACGTTGGCACTGGTCAACCCGACTGCGCTGGTGATCGCCGTGGTGCGCGACGACGAGCTGGTCGACGACCTGCCGGCGGAGCCGCACGATGTCCCGATGACGCATGCGCTGACCCCCGGGCGGGGGTTGGTGACGCTCGGGAACCGCGCCTCTTCCGGGAATGCATGA
- a CDS encoding FmdB family zinc ribbon protein, translating into MPTYSYACTECSNKFDVVQAFTDDSLTECPQCDGRLRKIFGKVGVVFKGSGFYRTDSREAGKTSSVSSAGGGESSSSSSSTGSSEKSSSSEKSSSSSSGSSSSTSSSPAPAAAAS; encoded by the coding sequence GTGCCCACCTATTCCTATGCGTGCACCGAATGCAGCAACAAGTTCGACGTGGTGCAGGCGTTCACCGATGATTCCCTGACCGAATGCCCGCAGTGCGACGGTCGACTGCGCAAGATCTTCGGCAAAGTCGGCGTGGTCTTCAAAGGCAGCGGTTTCTACCGCACGGACAGCCGCGAGGCCGGTAAGACCTCGAGCGTGAGCAGCGCGGGGGGCGGGGAGTCGTCCTCGTCGTCGAGCTCGACCGGTTCGTCGGAGAAGTCGTCTTCGTCGGAGAAGTCGTCCTCGTCGAGCTCGGGCAGCTCCTCCTCCACGAGCAGTTCCCCGGCCCCGGCCGCTGCGGCATCCTGA
- a CDS encoding SAF domain-containing protein has translation MGNPLDPSSLHRVSRALRPDWSRTPAARRVLAGLLVVLAAVAAWRGDPDADRSEVVVTVRDLAPGASLTAADVRLESRAAPVLPDGALTDLDAVVDATLAGPARQGEVLTDVRLLGPRLARSAAGPDGRIVPVPLADAALVDLVRSGDVVDIVAAPADDSVAARTVATDAVVVLVSAEQSGIGARAGGRVVLVALPAAAAERVAGAALVEAVTLTLH, from the coding sequence ATGGGCAACCCGCTGGATCCGTCATCCCTGCACAGGGTGAGTCGTGCGTTACGTCCGGACTGGTCACGGACACCGGCGGCGCGTCGGGTTCTCGCCGGGCTGCTGGTCGTCCTGGCTGCGGTGGCCGCGTGGCGCGGCGACCCTGACGCAGACCGCTCCGAGGTGGTCGTCACCGTTCGCGATCTGGCGCCGGGAGCCTCGCTCACCGCCGCCGATGTCCGACTGGAGTCGCGCGCCGCGCCCGTCCTCCCCGACGGCGCCCTCACCGACCTCGACGCGGTCGTCGACGCGACGCTGGCGGGGCCGGCACGCCAGGGCGAGGTCCTCACCGACGTCCGACTTCTGGGGCCGCGTCTCGCCCGATCCGCGGCCGGTCCCGACGGGCGGATCGTCCCCGTCCCGCTCGCCGACGCGGCGCTGGTGGATCTGGTCAGGTCCGGCGACGTCGTCGACATCGTCGCCGCGCCCGCCGATGACTCCGTCGCCGCACGGACCGTGGCCACCGATGCGGTCGTGGTGCTGGTGTCCGCCGAGCAGAGCGGCATCGGGGCACGGGCGGGCGGGCGCGTGGTGCTCGTGGCGCTGCCCGCCGCCGCCGCCGAGCGGGTGGCCGGGGCCGCTCTCGTCGAGGCGGTCACGCTGACCCTGCACTGA
- a CDS encoding IS630 family transposase: MPSSALVISPEDRVTLESWTRSSTVSAGHVERARIVLAVADGAGTSGAARRVGVSRPTVIKWRDRFAAFGIDGLADEPRSGRPKTVDDAAILAATLEPPPESLAVTHWSSRLLGKRLGVGDATVARAWRRYGVKPWRRETFKFSTDPELEAKVRDVMGLYLNPPAKAIVLCVDEKSQIQALNRTQPILPLRPGLPEKATHDYKRNGTTTLFAALEIATGKVTDRCYERHGKAEFLDFLKAVARAYPQRRLHVVCDNYHTHKHADINAWLAKNPRVTLHFTPTSGSWLNMVEVFFSIITRQAIRRGSFNSVKELVAAISAFIDGWNQRCHPFVWTKTADEILPHTRKPTSDAGH, from the coding sequence ATGCCGTCATCTGCACTGGTGATCAGTCCTGAAGATCGTGTGACGTTGGAGTCGTGGACTCGGTCCTCGACGGTGTCTGCCGGCCATGTCGAGCGGGCGCGGATCGTGTTGGCCGTAGCCGACGGGGCTGGTACCTCGGGTGCGGCACGGCGGGTGGGGGTGTCGCGGCCGACGGTGATCAAGTGGCGGGATCGGTTCGCCGCGTTCGGGATTGACGGACTTGCCGATGAGCCGCGCAGTGGCCGCCCCAAGACCGTCGATGACGCGGCGATCCTGGCGGCCACATTGGAGCCGCCACCGGAATCGTTGGCGGTCACGCACTGGTCGAGTCGATTATTGGGCAAGCGCCTCGGTGTCGGGGACGCCACGGTGGCCAGGGCGTGGCGACGCTACGGGGTCAAGCCGTGGCGGCGCGAGACGTTCAAGTTCTCCACCGACCCGGAGTTGGAGGCCAAGGTCCGTGACGTGATGGGTCTGTATCTGAATCCGCCGGCCAAGGCGATCGTGTTGTGCGTGGACGAAAAGAGCCAGATCCAGGCACTCAATCGAACCCAGCCGATCCTGCCGCTGCGGCCGGGACTGCCCGAGAAGGCGACCCATGACTACAAACGCAACGGCACTACCACCTTGTTCGCCGCGCTCGAGATCGCGACCGGCAAGGTCACCGACCGCTGTTATGAGCGCCACGGCAAAGCCGAGTTCTTGGACTTCCTCAAAGCGGTCGCACGGGCCTACCCGCAGCGTCGACTGCATGTCGTATGCGACAACTACCACACCCACAAACACGCCGACATCAACGCCTGGCTGGCCAAGAATCCACGTGTGACACTGCATTTCACCCCGACCTCAGGGTCATGGCTGAACATGGTCGAGGTATTCTTCTCGATCATCACCCGCCAGGCCATCCGGCGCGGATCGTTCAACAGCGTCAAAGAACTCGTCGCAGCCATCAGCGCATTCATCGACGGCTGGAACCAACGCTGCCACCCGTTCGTGTGGACCAAGACCGCAGACGAGATCCTGCCCCACACCCGTAAACCAACTTCAGACGCGGGACACTAG
- the mscL gene encoding large-conductance mechanosensitive channel protein MscL has translation MLKGFKEFISRGNVIDLAVAVVVGAAFTGLVTAFTQNVVQPLVDRIGAGPDAEYGVLKIPLGADQFVDLNAVLSAAINFLIVAAVIYFVIVVPFKKIKERDAKVESAETELTLLTEIRDLLRAQSPDTVATAAGENHTEQDKPSAGK, from the coding sequence ATGCTGAAAGGCTTCAAAGAGTTCATCTCGCGAGGCAACGTCATCGACCTCGCCGTGGCGGTCGTCGTCGGCGCCGCCTTCACCGGCCTGGTGACCGCGTTCACCCAGAACGTGGTGCAGCCACTGGTGGACAGGATCGGTGCGGGACCGGACGCCGAGTACGGCGTCTTGAAGATCCCGCTGGGGGCCGACCAGTTCGTCGACCTCAACGCGGTGCTGTCCGCGGCGATCAACTTCCTGATCGTCGCCGCTGTCATCTACTTCGTGATCGTCGTCCCGTTCAAGAAGATCAAGGAGCGCGACGCGAAGGTGGAGTCGGCCGAGACCGAACTGACGCTGCTCACCGAGATCCGCGATCTCCTACGGGCGCAGTCCCCCGACACCGTCGCCACTGCCGCCGGCGAGAACCACACCGAGCAGGACAAGCCCTCCGCCGGGAAGTGA